Proteins from a single region of Pseudomonas sp. 10S4:
- a CDS encoding class II 3-deoxy-7-phosphoheptulonate synthase, whose protein sequence is MSQPWSPDSWRALPIQQQPQYPDAAHLLQVEQTLASYPPLVFAGEARELRRQFAEVTQGRAFLLQGGDCAESFAEFSAAKIRDTFKVLLQMAIVMTFAAGCPVVKVGRMAGQFAKPRSANDETINGVTLPAYRGDIVNGIGFDEKSRVPDPERLLQSYHQSTATLNLLRAFAQGGFADLHQVHKWNLDFIANSALAEKYSHLADRIDETLAFMRACGMDTSPQLRETSFFTAHEALLLNFEQAFVRRDSLTNDYYDCSAHMLWIGDRTRQLDGAHVEFLRGVNNPIGVKVGPSMNPEDLIRLIDVLNPDNDPGRLNLIARMGANKVGDHLPQLIRAVEREGKKVLWSCDPMHGNTIKASSGYKTRDFAQILGEVKQFFQVHEAEGTYAGGIHIEMTGQNVTECIGGARPITEDGLSDRYHTHCDPRMNADQSLELAFLIAETLKQVRR, encoded by the coding sequence ATGAGCCAACCCTGGAGCCCTGACAGCTGGCGCGCCTTGCCGATCCAGCAACAACCCCAATACCCCGACGCAGCGCATTTGCTGCAGGTCGAGCAAACCCTGGCCAGCTATCCGCCGCTGGTGTTTGCCGGTGAAGCCCGGGAGTTGCGCCGTCAGTTTGCCGAAGTGACCCAGGGCCGCGCGTTTCTGTTGCAGGGCGGCGATTGCGCCGAAAGCTTCGCCGAGTTCTCCGCCGCGAAAATCCGCGACACCTTCAAAGTGTTGCTGCAAATGGCGATCGTCATGACCTTCGCCGCCGGTTGCCCGGTGGTCAAGGTCGGGCGCATGGCCGGTCAGTTCGCCAAGCCACGTTCGGCCAACGACGAAACCATCAACGGCGTGACCCTGCCCGCCTACCGTGGCGACATCGTCAACGGCATCGGTTTCGACGAAAAAAGCCGCGTCCCGGACCCGGAACGCCTGTTGCAGTCCTATCACCAGTCCACCGCGACCCTGAACCTGCTGCGCGCCTTCGCCCAGGGCGGGTTTGCCGACCTGCATCAGGTGCACAAGTGGAACCTGGATTTCATCGCCAATTCGGCGCTGGCCGAGAAATACAGCCATCTGGCCGATCGCATCGATGAAACCCTGGCCTTCATGCGCGCCTGCGGCATGGACACCTCGCCACAACTACGCGAAACCAGTTTCTTCACCGCCCACGAAGCGCTGCTGCTGAACTTCGAACAAGCCTTTGTCCGTCGCGACAGCCTGACCAACGATTACTACGACTGCTCGGCCCACATGCTGTGGATCGGCGACCGTACCCGTCAGCTCGACGGCGCACACGTCGAGTTCCTGCGCGGCGTGAACAACCCGATCGGCGTGAAAGTCGGCCCGAGCATGAACCCCGAGGACCTGATTCGCCTGATCGACGTGCTTAATCCGGACAACGATCCAGGTCGCCTGAACCTGATTGCACGGATGGGCGCGAACAAGGTCGGCGATCATCTGCCGCAGTTGATTCGCGCTGTTGAGCGTGAAGGCAAGAAAGTGCTGTGGAGCTGCGACCCGATGCACGGCAACACCATCAAGGCCAGCAGCGGCTACAAGACCCGCGATTTCGCGCAAATCCTCGGCGAGGTTAAGCAGTTCTTCCAGGTCCACGAAGCGGAAGGCACCTATGCCGGCGGTATCCACATCGAAATGACCGGGCAGAACGTGACCGAGTGCATTGGTGGCGCGCGGCCGATTACCGAGGATGGGTTGTCGGACCGTTACCACACCCATTGCGATCCGCGGATGAATGCTGATCAGTCGCTGGAGTTGGCGTTTTTGATTGCCGAGACGTTGAAGCAAGTCCGCCGGTGA
- a CDS encoding spermidine synthase, producing the protein MTEERVEHLLAEVQDEFGVIRVLEVADYRFLEFGDAIEQSCVFTADPSWLEYDYTRAMLIGALCHEQPESALFLGLGAGTLTQACLKFLPLEDVEAIELRPDVPRLAIEYLGLDDDPRLYIRVGDALELLDTAEPADLIFVDLYTDVGPGVGHLAWGFLTDCQKRLNPGGWLVINQWATDDGKPLGAALLRGLYHRHYWELPVKEGNVILIVPSELDQELDMDGLIARAEGLAPRLGYSLTSLIKAIRPAT; encoded by the coding sequence ATGACTGAGGAGCGCGTCGAGCATCTGCTCGCCGAGGTACAGGATGAGTTCGGCGTGATTCGCGTGCTGGAAGTGGCCGATTACCGTTTTCTCGAATTCGGCGATGCCATCGAGCAAAGCTGCGTGTTCACTGCCGATCCGAGCTGGCTGGAGTACGACTACACCCGCGCCATGCTGATCGGCGCGTTGTGCCATGAACAGCCGGAAAGCGCGCTGTTCCTGGGCCTTGGCGCCGGCACGCTGACCCAGGCCTGTCTCAAGTTCCTGCCGCTGGAAGACGTCGAAGCCATCGAGTTGCGCCCCGACGTGCCACGCCTGGCCATCGAATACCTGGGGCTGGATGACGATCCTCGGTTGTACATCCGGGTTGGCGATGCGCTGGAACTGCTCGACACGGCCGAGCCGGCGGACCTGATTTTCGTCGATCTTTACACCGATGTCGGGCCCGGCGTCGGGCATCTGGCCTGGGGGTTTCTGACCGATTGCCAGAAACGCTTGAATCCGGGTGGCTGGCTGGTGATCAATCAGTGGGCGACCGACGATGGTAAACCGCTGGGTGCGGCGTTGTTGCGCGGGCTCTACCACCGCCATTACTGGGAGCTGCCGGTGAAGGAGGGCAATGTGATCCTGATCGTGCCGTCGGAGCTGGATCAGGAACTGGACATGGACGGCTTGATCGCCCGGGCCGAAGGGCTGGCGCCGCGATTGGGGTATTCGTTGACGTCCTTGATCAAGGCGATTCGCCCGGCGACGTAA
- a CDS encoding winged helix-turn-helix domain-containing protein produces the protein MPATLSFSNKQARRLALAAQGFNGRQPPAAIKPVQLNRLIERLGILQIDSVNALVRSHYLPLFSRLGNYSSDLLDQAAWSQGRRRTLFEYWGHEASLLPLSMYPLMRWRMQRATRGEDIYQQLARFGREEQDTIRRVLGSVEELGALGAGSLSTRQERAGPWWDWSAEKHALEWLFAAGEVTVAGRRGFERLYDLPERVIPSAVLQQPLLTEAEAQRGLLLHAANALGVATEKDLRDYFRLNPADSRRRVAELVEAGELLTCEVEGWRHPAYCLPEPKVPRKVEASALLSPFDSLIWERSRTERLFDFRYRLEIYTPKDKRVYGYYVLPFLHNERIAARVDLRAERALGRLAVHAVHEEEPGLDEAGMMALAVNLRQMADWLGLERVQLNCQRVSAGRLRVALAQICGD, from the coding sequence ATGCCCGCAACGCTGTCCTTTTCCAACAAACAGGCTCGACGTCTGGCACTGGCTGCCCAAGGGTTCAACGGGCGCCAGCCGCCAGCGGCGATCAAGCCGGTACAACTCAACCGACTGATCGAACGCCTGGGCATTTTGCAGATCGATTCGGTCAATGCGTTAGTGCGCTCGCACTACCTTCCCTTGTTTTCCCGCCTCGGCAACTATTCATCCGACTTGCTCGACCAGGCTGCCTGGAGTCAGGGCCGTCGACGCACGTTGTTCGAATATTGGGGCCACGAAGCTTCGTTGTTGCCGTTGTCCATGTACCCGCTGATGCGCTGGCGCATGCAGCGCGCTACCCGTGGCGAAGACATCTACCAGCAACTGGCGCGGTTTGGGCGTGAGGAACAGGACACGATTCGCCGGGTGCTGGGTTCGGTTGAGGAATTGGGCGCGCTGGGCGCTGGCAGTTTGTCGACCCGTCAGGAACGGGCCGGGCCGTGGTGGGACTGGAGCGCCGAAAAGCATGCGCTGGAATGGCTGTTTGCCGCTGGGGAAGTGACTGTCGCTGGCCGGCGCGGGTTCGAACGGCTTTACGATTTGCCAGAGCGAGTCATTCCCTCGGCCGTTCTCCAGCAGCCTTTGCTCACAGAAGCCGAAGCCCAACGCGGTCTGTTGTTGCATGCCGCGAATGCCTTGGGTGTGGCGACGGAAAAGGACCTGCGGGACTATTTTCGCCTGAACCCGGCCGACAGCCGACGGCGTGTGGCGGAGTTGGTCGAGGCCGGTGAGCTGCTGACCTGCGAAGTCGAGGGCTGGCGGCATCCGGCTTATTGCCTGCCCGAGCCCAAGGTGCCGCGCAAGGTCGAGGCCAGCGCCTTGCTGTCACCGTTTGATTCGCTGATCTGGGAGCGTAGCCGCACCGAGCGGTTGTTTGATTTCCGGTATCGGTTGGAGATCTACACGCCGAAGGACAAACGGGTCTACGGCTATTACGTGTTGCCGTTTTTGCACAACGAACGGATTGCTGCGCGGGTGGATTTGCGAGCTGAACGGGCGTTGGGCCGTTTGGCGGTGCACGCCGTGCATGAAGAAGAGCCGGGGCTGGATGAGGCGGGGATGATGGCGTTGGCGGTCAATTTGCGGCAGATGGCGGATTGGTTGGGCTTGGAGCGGGTGCAGTTGAATTGTCAGCGGGTGAGTGCGGGGCGGTTAAGAGTGGCATTGGCTCAAATTTGTGGTGATTGA